Proteins co-encoded in one Apis mellifera strain DH4 linkage group LG15, Amel_HAv3.1, whole genome shotgun sequence genomic window:
- the LOC726250 gene encoding cilia- and flagella-associated protein 43-like isoform X1, translating to MSLETIKTSWIKFGNCRDFVLIGKDAIAMASGIYVRFHVFGCRETRVERFDGGERGDGACCLAGLPVAPIFSVVERKCNPKISVFAYPTMRRISRCAGSEEEIGYLCCAFAGTEYLIGQGTYPDFCLLLWNWRTGERLTKINGTDVTKFDINCTRIMCSTDSSQLMTQFVTSTGMLSVYRVLACSKTVRLFPIEICFERIPVSCSWFVDGSLLCCDEYGTVWSIDFEEKHRIRTVVHASSFDRVPLDENPNLVCHADGVLLASTSNNRIQATFYRKWRKDGNDEWKTAWKILLPSYPRHAESDPSHDRILILGENGDLYELLDALSDNARLEFLVIQKNVKYVNIVSLQKSYLGTLDKNDRFTILDVKTGNPVCPSTLLAHHGKVADLASHPVLPITLSCSVTGNCLLIDSSTITHNPRITCVHLQREALDRVKFSQKARLFGVASFQIGRLFLLQVCVASNESKKHMRVASWLQLERKMIDFLIYEMDEDRSAKVLLLVGNEKSSDPRAGNEIIVYSCRLFDRDLCVENADRSIKLLSFFERLHHGSESRHEIIGIPYLTKQLHRIELKANFQEALLAEALPSLHQTKGIVISFHRSKSHDNPNLITCGFDGLIVRRDCDEPRRVFNLFAAHHRAEGGCRFASLVDDSTIVSLGRNGDLVANRMLARDALRGSRTTSFEATRKIERVDTIEDQEAETWIEEVIRRRSMTEERETLTTLHLSVLKDWNELKTRVRALLDENERAPPSTRLPISAFDVNKEGRELALKMAETKERQLTRDAEGRIAQLQRSTRYLRQRFLDPLIVRPRSIYSFLDRSKVTNYPLMQLTSRETEFPSPSRFSMEIGRLVSRLKKNGQTMDGTEMDEFVDVFETCNVTDRWERELKEKFNERFEKTRSAKRREMRAITERVKETKRLVLELKNVFDVDASSSLFEAPGWHRTEILEDSFDRDEGSPERELDGENVGCEEIESKVEDFYQNALDRMMDGVLEVRLEHNARRRIPTPDCLRKDPSAYTEQDIRSIESYEKLTRARETDRAKYKLMLESEIERLREEFSKGVKSFDDELNDLAAEKVRVERSILWQKLSKMEEILRRGKIVETKREIRRVIDEELVSATEEARVLAEERDLFEAGVAELRTGYENARKRDKSLEDKFRHEFKELKPSMVEHLFRQYRKRPRALAGGPCGTSPSLLAEFVLCVIDERRNPDLLPRECSGYLRAIEELEAIPEGLARRLEPGHWRLLCRLRRLKVEAETKVNSCAIELAEAEQSLAFLRNMCSASRDKVERCKQKLERLEKSLSDLTDDREIALLLKMEQLRIRAKGCPRSDWRDAVVISREELTRVNRAISKAERERSVAQRRLANIKDLVSLEEWRHACAKMKMEELRENAKDLDSVKVSRIVRECCQRMEQGSSSKDEDARIQSVLRDQQAWHRSVAERKKVRLEKIKKEIRIWQRRNACSEITIDQSSIRRDEFITELRDPLRLNVAAFRTRKIRAIRKRARLARQIRDNFERLSILKNILEISKLRTYPTLKFKL from the exons ATGTCGTTAGAAACGATCAAGACCtc ATGGATCAAGTTTGGAAATTGTCGAGACTTTGTCCTGATCGGTAAGGACGCGATCGCGATGGCCTCCGGCATTTACGTCCGTTTCCACGTATTTGGATGCAGAGAGACAAGAGTCGAGCGATTCGATGGCGGCGAGAGAGGAGACGGTGCGTGTTGCCTCGCTGGACTTCCT GTGGCACCGATTTTCTCCGTGGTCGAGAGGAAATGCAATCCAAAGATCTCGGTGTTCGCTTATCCCACGATGCGAAGGATTAGTCGGTGCGCAGGAAGCGAGGAAGAGATTGGCTACTTGTGCTGCGCGTTTGCTGGTACAGAGTATCTGATTGGCCAAGGGACTTATCCTGATTTCTGCTTGCTACTCTGGAATTGGAGGACGGGTGAACGATTGACAAAAATAAACGGGACGGACGTgacaaaatttgatattaattgcaCAAGAATCat GTGTTCGACCGACTCCTCCCAGCTGATGACACAATTCGTGACATCCACCGGTATGCTGTCGGTGTATCGAGTGTTGGCCTGTTCGAAAACTGTTCGCCTCTTTCCAATCGAAATTTGTTTCGAACGTATCCCAGTCTCTTGTTCCTGGTTTGTGGATGGAAGCTTGCTCTGCTGCGACGAGTATGGCACCGTTTGGTCCAtcgattttgaagaaaaacatCGAATTCGAACGGTGGTCCATGCTTCTTCCTTCGATCGTGTTCCTCTAGACGAGAATCCTAACCTAGTTTGTCACGCCGACGGCGTGTTACTCGCATCTACGTCGAATAATCGCATCCAAGCGACG TTTTACAGGAAATGGCGAAAAGATGGGAACGATGAATGGAAAACAGCTTGGAAGATTTTGTTACCTTCGTATCCGAGGCACGCGGAAAGCGATCCATCTCACGATAGGATATTGATTCTCGGGGAAAATGGGGATCTTTACGAATTGCTTGACGCGTTAAGCGATAATGCTCGACTCGAATTTTTAGTAATACAGAAGAATGTAAAATACGTTAACATAGTTTCGTTGCAGAAATCGTATTTAGGGACTTTGGATAAAAATGATCGTTTTACGATTCTCGATGTTAAGACTGGCAATCCTGTCTGTCCATCTACGCTGTTGGCGCATCATGGTAAAG TTGCCGACTTGGCCTCGCATCCTGTTTTACCGATTACGCTAAGCTGCAGTGTCACGGGAAATTGTCTTCTCATCGACTCGTCAACAATAACGCATAATCCAAGAATCACTTGCGTTCACCTTCAACGAGAAGCCTTGGATCGCGTTAAATTTTCCCAAAAAGCTCGTTTATTCGGCGTTGCCTCGTTTCAAATCGGTCGATTGTTTCTTTTACAAGTATGCGTCGCCTCGAACGAGTCCAAGAAGCATATGAGAGTGGCATCTTGGTTACAACTCGAACGGAAG ATGATCGATTTTCTGATCTACGAAATGGACGAAGATCGTTCCGCCAAGGTATTGTTACTCGTTGGAAACGAAAAATCAAGCGATCCTCGTGCTGGAAACGAGATTATCGTGTACTCGTGCCGTTTGTTCGATCGAGATCTCTGCGTCGAAAACGCTGATCGTTCGATCaagcttctctctttcttcgaacGCCTTCACCATGGAAGTGAATCGAGGCACGAGATAATCGGGATCCCGTATCTCACTAAACAATTGCATCGAATCGAGTTGAAG gcaAATTTTCAAGAAGCTCTCCTCGCAGAAGCTCTACCGTCGCTTCATCAAACCAAAGGTATCGTGATCTCCTTTCATCGTTCAAAATCTCACGATAATCCAAATCTGATCACCTGCGGCTTCGATGGATTGATCGTGCGCAGAGACTGTGACGAGCCAAGACGCGTATTTAACCTGTTCGCCGCGCATCATCGAGCGGAGGGTGGCTGTCGATTCGCCTCGCTCGTCGACGACTCGACGATCGTCTCGCTGGGAAGGAACGGGGATCTGGTCGCCAACAG GATGCTTGCACGTGATGCGTTACGAGGTTCGAGGACGACCAGCTTCGAGGCTACGAGAAAAATCGAACGGGTGGACACGATCGAGGATCAGGAGGCAGAGACGTGGATCGAAGAGGTTATTCGCAGACGGTCGATGACcgaggagagagaaacgttGACGACGTTGCATCTCTCTGTTCTTAAAGATTGGAACGAGTTGAAAACTCga GTTAGAGCGTTGCTCGACGAGAACGAGAGGGCGCCACCGAGCACTCGTCTCCCGATATCCGCGTTCGATGTGAACAAAGAGGGCAGAGAACTCGCGCTGAAAATGGCCGAGACAAAGGAGAGACAATTAACGAGAGACGCGGAGGGACGAATCGCGCAATTACAACGCTCGACCCGTTACCTGCGCCAACGATTCCTGGATCCATTAATTGTCCGACCGAGAAGCATTTATTCgttcctcgatcgatcgaaggtCACCAATTATCCTCTTATGCAATTAACGTCTCGAGAGACGGAATTTCCGTCACCGAGTCGATTCTCGATGGAAATCGGCCGACTGGTGTCCAG GTTGAAGAAAAATGGACAAACGATGGATGGCACCGAGATGGACGAGTTCGTGGACGTTTTCGAAACTTGCAACGTTACCGATCGATGGGAAcgtgaattgaaagaaaaattcaacgaaCGGTTCGAGAAGACGCGATCAGCGAAGCGAAGGGAAATGAGAGCGATAACCGAACGggtgaaagaaacgaaacgccTCGTTCTCGAGTTGAAAAACGTGTTCGACGTGGACGCGAGTTCGTCCCTATTCGAAGCACCTGGTTGGCATCGAACGGAGATATTGGAAGATAGTTTCGATCGAGACGAGGGATCCCCTGAACGCGAATTGGACGGAGAAAATGTTGGCTGCGAAGAGATCGAGTCGAAAGTTGAGGACTTTTATCAAAACGCGCTCGACAGAATGATGGATGGCGTTCTAGAAGTTAG ATTGGAACACAATGCGAGGAGAAGAATTCCAACACCGGACTGCCTTCGAAAAGATCCCTCCGCTTATACCGAGCAAGatattcgttcgatcgaatcgtACGAGAAATTGACTCGCGCTCGGGAAACCGACCGAGCAAAGTACAAATTGATGTTAGAATCTGAGATCGAAAGGCTCAGAG aagaatTCTCGAAGGGTGTGAAATCGTTTGACGACGAGTTGAACGATTTGGCCGCGGAAAAGGTGCGGGTCGAGCGATCGATACTCTGGCAGAAATTGTCCAAGATGGAAGAAATTCTTCGACGCGGAAAGATCGTCGAGACGAAACGAGAAATTCGACGCGTCATCGATGAGGAATTAGTTTCAGCGACGGAGGAGGCGCGCGTTTTGGCCGAGGAGCGGGATCTGTTCGAGGCAGGCGTCGCCGAGTTGAGAACGGGCTACGAGAACGCGCGAAAACGGGACAAATCGCTCGAGGATAAGTTTCGACACGAGTTCAAAGAATTGAAACCGTCGATGGTGGAACACCTGTTCCGACAATATCGCAAGAGGCCGAGGGCGTTGGCTGGCGGCCCATGCGGCACGTCACCCTCGCTCCTCGCCGAATTCGTTCTCTGCGTGATCGACGAGCGACGAAACCCGGACCTCCTGCCCCGAGAATGCTCCGGCTACTTGCGAGCAATCGAGGAACTGGAGGCAATACCGGAAGGATTGGCGCGTCGACTCGAGCCTGGTCATTGGCGGCTGCTTTGTCGCCTCAGAAGGCTAAAAGTGGAAGCGGAGACGAAG gtgAACAGCTGTGCAATCGAACTGGCAGAAGCGGAGCAGAGTCTGGCGTTTCTGCGCAACATGTGCTCCGCGAGTCGAGACAAGGTCGAACGATGCAAACAGAAATTGGAACGCTTGGAAAAGTCTCTATCCGATCTGACCGATGATCGAGAAATCGCATTGCTTTTGAAAATGGAACAACTTCGAATCAGAGCCAAGGGTTGTCCGAGGTCGGATTGGCGGGACGCGGTTGTTATATCGCGGGAGGAATTGACTCGCGTGAATCGAGCCATCTCGAAGGCCGAACGGGAAAGATCGGTCGCCCAACGACGACTCGCGAATATAAAGGACCTCGTTTCGCTCGAGGAGTGGCGTCACGCTTgcgcgaaaatgaaaatggaagAGTTGCGGGAAAACGCGAAAGATCTCGATTCAGTTAAA GTAAGCAGAATCGTGCGCGAATGTTGCCAGCGTATGGAACAGGGATCGTCGTCGAAAGATGAGGATGCTCGAATTCAAAGTGTTCTGCGCGATCAACAGGCG TGGCATCGTTCAGTGGCGGAACGAAAAAAGGTCAGGTTGGAAAAGATTAAGAAGGAGATACGGATTTGGCAACGAAGAAACGCTTGTTCCGAGATAACGATTGACCAATCGTCGATTCGAAGAGACGAGTTTATTACCGAGTTACGAGATCCGCTGCGATTAAATGTTGCCGCTTTTAGAACACGTAAAATCCGAGCGATAAGAAAAAGGGCGCGTCTCGCGCGTCAGATTCGAGACAATTTCGAACGATTgtctattcttaaaaatatcttggaGATCTCCAAGTTGCGAACTTATCCAACTTTAAAGTTTAAACTTTAA
- the LOC726250 gene encoding cilia- and flagella-associated protein 43-like isoform X2, translating into MSLETIKTSWIKFGNCRDFVLIGKDAIAMASGIYVRFHVFGCRETRVERFDGGERGDGACCLAGLPVAPIFSVVERKCNPKISVFAYPTMRRISRCAGSEEEIGYLCCAFAGTEYLIGQGTYPDFCLLLWNWRTGERLTKINGTDVTKFDINCTRIMCSTDSSQLMTQFVTSTGMLSVYRVLACSKTVRLFPIEICFERIPVSCSWFVDGSLLCCDEYGTVWSIDFEEKHRIRTVVHASSFDRVPLDENPNLVCHADGVLLASTSNNRIQATFYRKWRKDGNDEWKTAWKILLPSYPRHAESDPSHDRILILGENGDLYELLDALSDNARLEFLVIQKNVKYVNIVSLQKSYLGTLDKNDRFTILDVKTGNPVCPSTLLAHHGKVADLASHPVLPITLSCSVTGNCLLIDSSTITHNPRITCVHLQREALDRVKFSQKARLFGVASFQIGRLFLLQVCVASNESKKHMRVASWLQLERKMIDFLIYEMDEDRSAKVLLLVGNEKSSDPRAGNEIIVYSCRLFDRDLCVENADRSIKLLSFFERLHHGSESRHEIIGIPYLTKQLHRIELKANFQEALLAEALPSLHQTKGIVISFHRSKSHDNPNLITCGFDGLIVRRDCDEPRRVFNLFAAHHRAEGGCRFASLVDDSTIVSLGRNGDLVANRMLARDALRGSRTTSFEATRKIERVDTIEDQEAETWIEEVIRRRSMTEERETLTTLHLSVLKDWNELKTRVRALLDENERAPPSTRLPISAFDVNKEGRELALKMAETKERQLTRDAEGRIAQLQRSTRYLRQRFLDPLIVRPRSIYSFLDRSKVTNYPLMQLTSRETEFPSPSRFSMEIGRLVSRLKKNGQTMDGTEMDEFVDVFETCNVTDRWERELKEKFNERFEKTRSAKRREMRAITERVKETKRLVLELKNVFDVDASSSLFEAPGWHRTEILEDSFDRDEGSPERELDGENVGCEEIESKVEDFYQNALDRMMDGVLEVRLEHNARRRIPTPDCLRKDPSAYTEQDIRSIESYEKLTRARETDRAKYKLMLESEIERLREFSKGVKSFDDELNDLAAEKVRVERSILWQKLSKMEEILRRGKIVETKREIRRVIDEELVSATEEARVLAEERDLFEAGVAELRTGYENARKRDKSLEDKFRHEFKELKPSMVEHLFRQYRKRPRALAGGPCGTSPSLLAEFVLCVIDERRNPDLLPRECSGYLRAIEELEAIPEGLARRLEPGHWRLLCRLRRLKVEAETKVNSCAIELAEAEQSLAFLRNMCSASRDKVERCKQKLERLEKSLSDLTDDREIALLLKMEQLRIRAKGCPRSDWRDAVVISREELTRVNRAISKAERERSVAQRRLANIKDLVSLEEWRHACAKMKMEELRENAKDLDSVKVSRIVRECCQRMEQGSSSKDEDARIQSVLRDQQAWHRSVAERKKVRLEKIKKEIRIWQRRNACSEITIDQSSIRRDEFITELRDPLRLNVAAFRTRKIRAIRKRARLARQIRDNFERLSILKNILEISKLRTYPTLKFKL; encoded by the exons ATGTCGTTAGAAACGATCAAGACCtc ATGGATCAAGTTTGGAAATTGTCGAGACTTTGTCCTGATCGGTAAGGACGCGATCGCGATGGCCTCCGGCATTTACGTCCGTTTCCACGTATTTGGATGCAGAGAGACAAGAGTCGAGCGATTCGATGGCGGCGAGAGAGGAGACGGTGCGTGTTGCCTCGCTGGACTTCCT GTGGCACCGATTTTCTCCGTGGTCGAGAGGAAATGCAATCCAAAGATCTCGGTGTTCGCTTATCCCACGATGCGAAGGATTAGTCGGTGCGCAGGAAGCGAGGAAGAGATTGGCTACTTGTGCTGCGCGTTTGCTGGTACAGAGTATCTGATTGGCCAAGGGACTTATCCTGATTTCTGCTTGCTACTCTGGAATTGGAGGACGGGTGAACGATTGACAAAAATAAACGGGACGGACGTgacaaaatttgatattaattgcaCAAGAATCat GTGTTCGACCGACTCCTCCCAGCTGATGACACAATTCGTGACATCCACCGGTATGCTGTCGGTGTATCGAGTGTTGGCCTGTTCGAAAACTGTTCGCCTCTTTCCAATCGAAATTTGTTTCGAACGTATCCCAGTCTCTTGTTCCTGGTTTGTGGATGGAAGCTTGCTCTGCTGCGACGAGTATGGCACCGTTTGGTCCAtcgattttgaagaaaaacatCGAATTCGAACGGTGGTCCATGCTTCTTCCTTCGATCGTGTTCCTCTAGACGAGAATCCTAACCTAGTTTGTCACGCCGACGGCGTGTTACTCGCATCTACGTCGAATAATCGCATCCAAGCGACG TTTTACAGGAAATGGCGAAAAGATGGGAACGATGAATGGAAAACAGCTTGGAAGATTTTGTTACCTTCGTATCCGAGGCACGCGGAAAGCGATCCATCTCACGATAGGATATTGATTCTCGGGGAAAATGGGGATCTTTACGAATTGCTTGACGCGTTAAGCGATAATGCTCGACTCGAATTTTTAGTAATACAGAAGAATGTAAAATACGTTAACATAGTTTCGTTGCAGAAATCGTATTTAGGGACTTTGGATAAAAATGATCGTTTTACGATTCTCGATGTTAAGACTGGCAATCCTGTCTGTCCATCTACGCTGTTGGCGCATCATGGTAAAG TTGCCGACTTGGCCTCGCATCCTGTTTTACCGATTACGCTAAGCTGCAGTGTCACGGGAAATTGTCTTCTCATCGACTCGTCAACAATAACGCATAATCCAAGAATCACTTGCGTTCACCTTCAACGAGAAGCCTTGGATCGCGTTAAATTTTCCCAAAAAGCTCGTTTATTCGGCGTTGCCTCGTTTCAAATCGGTCGATTGTTTCTTTTACAAGTATGCGTCGCCTCGAACGAGTCCAAGAAGCATATGAGAGTGGCATCTTGGTTACAACTCGAACGGAAG ATGATCGATTTTCTGATCTACGAAATGGACGAAGATCGTTCCGCCAAGGTATTGTTACTCGTTGGAAACGAAAAATCAAGCGATCCTCGTGCTGGAAACGAGATTATCGTGTACTCGTGCCGTTTGTTCGATCGAGATCTCTGCGTCGAAAACGCTGATCGTTCGATCaagcttctctctttcttcgaacGCCTTCACCATGGAAGTGAATCGAGGCACGAGATAATCGGGATCCCGTATCTCACTAAACAATTGCATCGAATCGAGTTGAAG gcaAATTTTCAAGAAGCTCTCCTCGCAGAAGCTCTACCGTCGCTTCATCAAACCAAAGGTATCGTGATCTCCTTTCATCGTTCAAAATCTCACGATAATCCAAATCTGATCACCTGCGGCTTCGATGGATTGATCGTGCGCAGAGACTGTGACGAGCCAAGACGCGTATTTAACCTGTTCGCCGCGCATCATCGAGCGGAGGGTGGCTGTCGATTCGCCTCGCTCGTCGACGACTCGACGATCGTCTCGCTGGGAAGGAACGGGGATCTGGTCGCCAACAG GATGCTTGCACGTGATGCGTTACGAGGTTCGAGGACGACCAGCTTCGAGGCTACGAGAAAAATCGAACGGGTGGACACGATCGAGGATCAGGAGGCAGAGACGTGGATCGAAGAGGTTATTCGCAGACGGTCGATGACcgaggagagagaaacgttGACGACGTTGCATCTCTCTGTTCTTAAAGATTGGAACGAGTTGAAAACTCga GTTAGAGCGTTGCTCGACGAGAACGAGAGGGCGCCACCGAGCACTCGTCTCCCGATATCCGCGTTCGATGTGAACAAAGAGGGCAGAGAACTCGCGCTGAAAATGGCCGAGACAAAGGAGAGACAATTAACGAGAGACGCGGAGGGACGAATCGCGCAATTACAACGCTCGACCCGTTACCTGCGCCAACGATTCCTGGATCCATTAATTGTCCGACCGAGAAGCATTTATTCgttcctcgatcgatcgaaggtCACCAATTATCCTCTTATGCAATTAACGTCTCGAGAGACGGAATTTCCGTCACCGAGTCGATTCTCGATGGAAATCGGCCGACTGGTGTCCAG GTTGAAGAAAAATGGACAAACGATGGATGGCACCGAGATGGACGAGTTCGTGGACGTTTTCGAAACTTGCAACGTTACCGATCGATGGGAAcgtgaattgaaagaaaaattcaacgaaCGGTTCGAGAAGACGCGATCAGCGAAGCGAAGGGAAATGAGAGCGATAACCGAACGggtgaaagaaacgaaacgccTCGTTCTCGAGTTGAAAAACGTGTTCGACGTGGACGCGAGTTCGTCCCTATTCGAAGCACCTGGTTGGCATCGAACGGAGATATTGGAAGATAGTTTCGATCGAGACGAGGGATCCCCTGAACGCGAATTGGACGGAGAAAATGTTGGCTGCGAAGAGATCGAGTCGAAAGTTGAGGACTTTTATCAAAACGCGCTCGACAGAATGATGGATGGCGTTCTAGAAGTTAG ATTGGAACACAATGCGAGGAGAAGAATTCCAACACCGGACTGCCTTCGAAAAGATCCCTCCGCTTATACCGAGCAAGatattcgttcgatcgaatcgtACGAGAAATTGACTCGCGCTCGGGAAACCGACCGAGCAAAGTACAAATTGATGTTAGAATCTGAGATCGAAAGGCTCAGAG aatTCTCGAAGGGTGTGAAATCGTTTGACGACGAGTTGAACGATTTGGCCGCGGAAAAGGTGCGGGTCGAGCGATCGATACTCTGGCAGAAATTGTCCAAGATGGAAGAAATTCTTCGACGCGGAAAGATCGTCGAGACGAAACGAGAAATTCGACGCGTCATCGATGAGGAATTAGTTTCAGCGACGGAGGAGGCGCGCGTTTTGGCCGAGGAGCGGGATCTGTTCGAGGCAGGCGTCGCCGAGTTGAGAACGGGCTACGAGAACGCGCGAAAACGGGACAAATCGCTCGAGGATAAGTTTCGACACGAGTTCAAAGAATTGAAACCGTCGATGGTGGAACACCTGTTCCGACAATATCGCAAGAGGCCGAGGGCGTTGGCTGGCGGCCCATGCGGCACGTCACCCTCGCTCCTCGCCGAATTCGTTCTCTGCGTGATCGACGAGCGACGAAACCCGGACCTCCTGCCCCGAGAATGCTCCGGCTACTTGCGAGCAATCGAGGAACTGGAGGCAATACCGGAAGGATTGGCGCGTCGACTCGAGCCTGGTCATTGGCGGCTGCTTTGTCGCCTCAGAAGGCTAAAAGTGGAAGCGGAGACGAAG gtgAACAGCTGTGCAATCGAACTGGCAGAAGCGGAGCAGAGTCTGGCGTTTCTGCGCAACATGTGCTCCGCGAGTCGAGACAAGGTCGAACGATGCAAACAGAAATTGGAACGCTTGGAAAAGTCTCTATCCGATCTGACCGATGATCGAGAAATCGCATTGCTTTTGAAAATGGAACAACTTCGAATCAGAGCCAAGGGTTGTCCGAGGTCGGATTGGCGGGACGCGGTTGTTATATCGCGGGAGGAATTGACTCGCGTGAATCGAGCCATCTCGAAGGCCGAACGGGAAAGATCGGTCGCCCAACGACGACTCGCGAATATAAAGGACCTCGTTTCGCTCGAGGAGTGGCGTCACGCTTgcgcgaaaatgaaaatggaagAGTTGCGGGAAAACGCGAAAGATCTCGATTCAGTTAAA GTAAGCAGAATCGTGCGCGAATGTTGCCAGCGTATGGAACAGGGATCGTCGTCGAAAGATGAGGATGCTCGAATTCAAAGTGTTCTGCGCGATCAACAGGCG TGGCATCGTTCAGTGGCGGAACGAAAAAAGGTCAGGTTGGAAAAGATTAAGAAGGAGATACGGATTTGGCAACGAAGAAACGCTTGTTCCGAGATAACGATTGACCAATCGTCGATTCGAAGAGACGAGTTTATTACCGAGTTACGAGATCCGCTGCGATTAAATGTTGCCGCTTTTAGAACACGTAAAATCCGAGCGATAAGAAAAAGGGCGCGTCTCGCGCGTCAGATTCGAGACAATTTCGAACGATTgtctattcttaaaaatatcttggaGATCTCCAAGTTGCGAACTTATCCAACTTTAAAGTTTAAACTTTAA